One genomic window of Solanum dulcamara chromosome 10, daSolDulc1.2, whole genome shotgun sequence includes the following:
- the LOC129870613 gene encoding universal stress protein PHOS32: MGKARTIGIGMDYSATSKIALKWAIDNLIEEGDTIIIIHVVSSKVEPTSKQLFEDSGSPLIPLDEFKQINVSKYYGLNPDKEVIDMLDPVSKLKKVTVVSKVYWGDAREKLCDAAENLKLDSLVIGSRGLGILKRVLLGSVSNYVVQNATCPVTVVKASPQK, encoded by the exons atgGGGAAAGCACGTACAATAGGAATTGGAATGGATTATTCAGCAACAAGCAAAATAGCTCTAAAATGGGCAATTGATAATTTAATTGAAGAAGGTgatacaattattattattcatgttGTTTCTTCTAAAGTTGAACCAACAAGCAAACAACTCTTTGAAGACAGTGGATCAC CTTTGATACCTTTGGATGAATTTAAACAGATTAATGTGTCCAAGTATTATGGATTAAATCCTGATAAAGAAGTTATTGATATGCTTGACCCTGTTTCTAAGCTCAAAAAG GTGACAGTGGTGTCAAAGGTGTATTGGGGAGATGCAAGGGAGAAACTTTGTGATGCTGCTGAAAATCTCAAACTTGATTCACTTGTAATTGGAAGCAGAGGCTTAGGAATTCTTAAAAG GGTATTACTTGGAAGTGTGAGTAACTACGTGGTGCAAAATGCAACATGTCCTGTCACTGTTGTGAAAGCCAGTCctcaaaagtga
- the LOC129870614 gene encoding uncharacterized protein LOC129870614, translating to MESVHGLKQSTKNQRILVSPGSDSSWEGYDEVRSKHRNDPTVMNKLREKLKSKATVKHAPKEIDNKIEGVTTRPNLPKGMKYVIKKIPSHPLRFGTAYRANFLDDFESSIGGDIVVRRPWMVMLAITTIQKKLGETSLQTKEN from the exons atggaatccgttcatggtctcaaacagtccactaaaaatcaacgaattcttgtttctcctggttctgattcgtcttgggaaggttacgacgaagttagatccaaacatcgtaacgatccaacagtgatgaataagctacgtgagaaattgaagtcgaaagctacagttaaacatgcacccaaagaaatagacaacaagattgaaggggttacaacacgccctaatctcccaaag ggaatgaaatacgtcatcaagaagatcccgtcccacccattgagattcggaacggcatatagggctaattttcttgatgattttgaatcatcaataggtggaGATATTGTTGTCagaaggccatggatggttatgttagcgataacgacgatccaaaaaaaACTAGGAGAGACATCTCTCCAAACCAAGGAGAACTGA
- the LOC129871672 gene encoding receptor kinase-like protein Xa21 produces the protein MKKNIVLLILLFLIQFSISLASSNETDQHALLAFQNLVTSPTHFLAINWTNNTSFCSWFGVTCSSKRQRVVALALPNLQLQGTISPSLANLSFLSRLNLDNNQLQGSIPASLFQHRRVQVISLAFNKLGGEMWKGPWYVPELRVFDLTNNSLTGIILPSVGNATKLMNFSLSGNRVSGNIPKEVGNLSQLTDLYLTDNQLTGSIPVALFNISSLLSIHLGNNSLSGPLLLDEGNTVSNLRYLNISHNQISSCIPSNICQLTELKILSISFNNINGDIPKNIGCLSKLERFYIGDNPIKGTIPTSLGNISTLQHLYCANNRIVGQIPSELGKLSNLSQLTFAHNYNLIGQIPKAIFNISSLEFIDFSFSNLSGRIPTTTGLHLPNLKELYLAVNQLEGEIPLFITNASKLEKLVLAQNFLTGAIPTNLGNLHELRALFLHDNQLTNEPRKHELRFFNSLADCRMLKYLEVGANPLTGVLPNSLGNLSSTIEIFEISDAHINGRIPTSIGNISGQMSLDFQGNNLAGNIPSEIGELKQLRGMYLQNNKLQGHIPESVCHLSNLVKLFLHGNELSGSIPECLGNLSMLQHLYLGSNKFSSKFPLSLWKMSGLLSLRVSQNSIEGEVPSDIGGLKAIVELNLSSNHFSGMIPTRFGELQNLQFLDLSNNSFFGQLPLSFANLISLVFLDLSLNALSGTIPKSLEKLSSLKSINVSFNGLEGEIPSDGVFANSTLKSFLGNKGLCGAHILEIPSCAITNPGQQSMLKEIVLKIVTPVIISSFLIFLLVSIWIMKRQKKGKSKDVEKEQEIGTYQFISYHEIQRATNNFDESNLIGVGSSGSVYKGTLSGGSVVAIKVLDLENEQVCRRFDTECEVMRNVRHRNLVPVITTCSSDYIRAFVLRYMPNGSLENWLYREDCHLNLHQRVAVMLDVAMAIEYLHHGNVTPIVHCDLKPANVLFDEDMVARVGDFGISKILAISKSMAYTETLGTLGYIAPEYGSEGIVSASGDVYSYGIMLMEVLTKRRPTDEEICNENLDLRKWITQSFSGTIMDVVDANLFSEEEQITSQSEICIASMIELGLDCTKEMPESRITMKEVVKRLNKIKNTFQER, from the exons ATGAAGAAGAACATTGTCTTATTGATTCTTCTCTTTCTAATTCAATTTTCTATATCACTTGCTTCCTCAAATGAGACTGACCAACATGCTTTACTAGCTTTCCAAAATCTTGTTACAAGTCCCACTCATTTTTTGGCCATTAATTGGACCAACAATACTTCTTTTTGCTCTTGGTTCGGTGTCACTTGCAGTTCAAAAAGGCAAAGAGTTGTGGCCTTGGCTCTTCCTAATTTGCAACTGCAAGGCACAATTTCCCCATCTTTGGCCAATTTGTCCTTTCTCAGTCGTCTCAATCTCGACAACAATCAGCTCCAAGGAAGTATACCAGCAAGTTTATTTCAACACCGCAGAGTTCAAGTAATTTCATTGGCCTTCAATAAACTCGGTGGTGAAATGTGGAAAGGGCCATGGTATGTACCCGAACTTAGAGTCTTTGATCTCACCAACAATAGCCTCACGGGTATAATCCTTCCTTCTGTCGGAAATGCCACAAAGTTGATGAACTTCAGTTTGTCTGGGAATAGAGTCAGTGGCAACATTCCAAAGGAGGTCGGTAATTTGAGCCAACTTACAGATTTGTACTTGACTGATAATCAATTAACTGGTTCCATTCCTGTAGCACTGTTTAACATTTCGTCTCTACTTTCCATACATCTGGGAAACAATAGCCTTTCTGGTCCTCTATTGCTAGATGAAGGGAATACTGTGTCAAATCTGAGATATTTAAATATATCTCACAACCAAATTTCTAGTTGCATTCCTTCCAATATATGCCAACTCACAGAGCTCAAAATTTTGTCCATATCTTTCAACAACATAAATGGAGACATACCAAAAAATATTGGTTGTTTATCCAAGCTCGAGAGGTTCTATATTGGTGATAATCCAATAAAAGGGACTATTCCCACTTCATTGGGAAATATTTCCACTCTGCAACATCTTTATTGTGCAAACAATCGCATAGTGGGTCAAATTCCTTCAGAATTAGGGAAGCTATCAAATTTGAGTCAATTAACCTTTGCCCATAATTATAATCTTATTGGTCAAATTCCGAAGGCTATTTTCAATATATCTTCTTTGGAATTCATTGATTTCAGTTTCAGTAACCTCTCTGGTAGAATTCCAACCACTACAGGTCTTCATCTTCCGAACCTTAAAGAACTTTACTTGGCAGTCAATCAGCTGGAAGGGGAAATTCCATTGTTCATAACAAATGCTTCCAAGCTTGAGAAACTGGTGCTAGCACAAAACTTTCTCACAGGCGCTATTCCTACTAATTTAGGAAATCTTCATGAGCTGCGAGCGCTGTTCCTACATGATAATCAACTTACCAATGAACCAAGAAAGCATGAGTTGCGATTCTTCAATTCTTTGGCAGACTGTAGGATGTTGAAATATCTAGAAGTGGGTGCCAATCCATTGACTGGTGTTCTGCCCAATTCTCTTGGGAATCTTTCATCTACAATTGAAATCTTTGAAATATCAGATGCACACATCAACGGCCGTATCCCCACAAGTATTGGCAACATAAGCGGTCAAATGAGCCTAGACTTTCAAGGAAACAACTTGGCAGGGAATATTCCTTCTGAGATTGGTGAGCTTAAGCAACTCCGAGGGATGTATCTACAAAACAATAAATTGCAGGGACATATTCCAGAGTCGGTATGCCATTTATCCAATTTGGTTAAATTATTTCTGCATGGTAATGAGCTCTCTGGATCAATTCCAGAATGCTTAGGAAATCTTAGCATGCTACAACATCTTTATTTGGGTTCTAAtaaattttcatcaaaatttccgTTGAGCCTTTGGAAGATGAGTGGCCTTCTCTCTCTAAGAGTGTCACAAAATTCTATAGAGGGAGAAGTTCCATCAGATATTGGAGGACTGAAAGCCATTGTAGAACTAAATCTTTCCAGTAACCACTTTTCAGGCATGATACCAACCAGATTCGGGGAACTCCAAAACCTACAGTTTCTTGACCTATCGAACAATTCATTTTTTGGCCAACTTCCATTATCTTTTGCCAACTTGATAAGCTTAGTATTCTTGGATTTGTCTTTAAATGCATTGTCAGGTACTATTCCTAAGTCATTGGAAAAACTCTCGTCCTTGAAAAGCATTAATGTTTCATTTAATGGTTTAGAAGGTGAAATACCCAGTGACGGTGTGTTTGCAAATTCCACTCTGAAATCATTTCTCGGGAACAAAGGTCTATGTGGAGCACACATATTGGAGATTCCTTCTTGTGCTATCACCAATCCTGGACAACAATCAATGCTAAAGGAGATTGTGCTAAAAATTGTTACTCCAGTGATTATTTCATCCTTTCTGATATTTTTGTTGGTTTCAATTTGGATAATGAAACGACAGAAGAAAGGAAAGTCCAAAGATGTGGAAAAAGAACAGGAGATCGGGACTTATCAATTTATTTCTTATCACGAGATTCAACGAGCAacaaataattttgatgaatcaaatTTAATTGGTGTGGGAAGTTCTGGCTCTGTGTACAAAGGCACATTATCTGGTGGAAGTGTAGTGGCGATAAAGGTTCTGGATTTGGAAAATGAGCAAGTATGCAGAAGGTTTGATACTGAATGCGAAGTGATGAGAAATGTTAGACACAGAAATCTTGTTCCGGTGATTACTACTTGTTCTAGTGACTATATAAGAGCCTTTGTTCTGCGATATATGCCTAACGGGAGTCTTGAGAATTGGTTGTACAGAGAAGATTGCCACTTGAACCTTCATCAAAGAGTCGCCGTAATGCTTGATGTAGCTatggcaattgaatatctacaTCATGGTAATGTTACTCCAATTGTTCATTGTGACTTAAAGCCAGCCAACGTTCTTTTCGATGAAGATATGGTGGCTCGTGTTGGTGATTTTGGAATCTCTAAAATTTTAGCCATAAGCAAGTCCATGGCTTATACTGAGACATTGGGCACTCTTGGATACATTGCACCAG AATATGGCTCGGAGGGAATAGTGTCTGCTAGTGGTGATGTTTATAGTTACGGCATCATGTTGATGGAGGTTTTGACCAAAAGAAGGCCAACAGATGAAGAGATATGCAATGAAAATCTTGACTTGAGGAAATGGATCACACAATCATTTTCAGGGACTATAATGGACGTTGTGGATGCCAATCTTTTTTCCGAGGAAGAACAGATCACTTCCCAAAGTGAAATCTGCATAGCCTCCATGATAGAATTGGGTTTAGACTGCACAAAGGAAATGCCAGAATCAAGAATAACCATGAAAGAAGTAGTCAAGAGGCTTAACAAAATCAAGAACACATTTCAGGAAAGATAG
- the LOC129869960 gene encoding leucine-rich repeat receptor-like serine/threonine-protein kinase RGI4 encodes MAACPFKASEVDSPLFHDRKLETLKAKIVPPSITPNLRAAVLPLSMNSKRQRVVALALPNLQLQGTISPSLANLSFLSLLNLDNNQLQESIPASLFQHRRVQVISLAFNKLGGEMWKGPWYVPELRVFDLTNNSLTGIIPPSVGNATKMMNFSLSGNRVSGNIPKEVGNLSQLAALYLSDNL; translated from the exons ATGGCTGCCTGTCCCTTTAAAGCTAGTGAAGTCGACTCTCCACTTTTCCATGATCGTAAACTTGAGACGCTTAAGGCCAAAATAGTACCTCCAAGTATAACACCAAATCTAAGGGCAGCAGTGCTTCCACTTAGCATGAA TTCAAAAAGGCAAAGGGTTGTGGCCTTGGCTCTTCCTAATTTGCAACTGCAAGGCACAATTTCCCCATCTTTGGCCAATTTGTCCTTTCTCAGTCTTCTCAATCTCGACAACAATCAGCTCCAAGAAAGTATACCAGCAAGTTTATTTCAACACCGCAGAGTTCAAGTAATTTCATTGGCCTTCAATAAACTCGGTGGTGAAATGTGGAAAGGGCCATGGTATGTACCCGAACTCAGGGTCTTTGATCTCACCAACAATAGCCTCACGGGGATAATCCCTCCTTCTGTCGGAAATGCCACAAAAATGATGAACTTCAGTTTGTCTGGGAATAGAGTCAGTGGCAACATTCCAAAGGAGGTCGGTAATCTAAGCCAACTTGCAGCCTTGTACTTGTCTGATAATCTTTAA
- the LOC129871607 gene encoding receptor kinase-like protein Xa21, whose amino-acid sequence MFYIGDNSIKGTIPTSLGNISTLQFLYCGNNRIVGQIPQELGKLSNLKELSFSQNYNLIGQIPEAIFNISSLEIINFRFNNLSGRIPATTGLHLPSLKGLYLGKNQLEGEIPLFITNASKLEKLVLARNFLTGAIPTNLGNLRELQSLFLHHNQLTNEPRERELRFFNSLAECRMLKYLEVGANPLTGVLPNSIGNLSSTIEDFTIADAHINGIIPTSIGNISGLMRLTFQGNNLAGNIPSEIGKLKQLQGMNLQNNKLQGYIPEAACHLSNLFQLILAGNELSGSIPECLGNLSMLQHLYLGSNKFSSKFPLSLWKMSGLLSLSVSQNSIEGEVPSDIGGLKAIIELDLSSNHFSGMIPTRFGELQNLQSLDLSNNSFFGQIPLSFANLISLVFLDLSLNALSGTIPKSLEKLSSLKSINVSFNGLEGEIPSDGVFANSTLKSFLGNKGLCGAHILEIPSCAITNPGQQSKLKEIVLKIVTPVIISSFLIFLLVSIWIMKRQKKGKSKDVEKVPEIGTYQFISYHEIQRATNNFDESNLIGVGSSGSVYKGTLSSGSVVAIKVLDLENEQVCRRFDTECEVMRNVRHRNLVPVITTCSSDYIRAFVLQYMPNGSLENWLYREDCHLNFHQRVAVMLDAAMAIEYLHHGNVTPIVHCDLKPANVLLDEDMVARVGDFGISKILTISKSMAYTETLGGTLGYIAPEYGSEGIVSASGDVYSYGIMLMEVLTKRRPTDEEICNKNLDLRKWITQSFSGTMMDVVDANLFSEEEQITSQSEICIASMIELGLDCTKEMPELRITMKEVVKRLNKIKNTFLET is encoded by the exons ATGTTCTATATTGGAGATAATTCAATAAAAGGGACTATTCCCACTTCATTGGGAAATATTTCCACTCTGCAATTTCTTTATTGTGGAAACAATCGCATAGTGGGTCAAATTCCTCAAGAATTAGGGAAGCTATCAAATTTGAAGGAATTGAGCTTTAGTCAGAATTATAATCTTATTGGTCAAATTCCAGAGGCTATTTTCAATATATCTTCCTTGGAAATAATCAATTTCCGTTTCAATAACCTCTCGGGGAGAATTCCAGCCACTACAGGTCTTCATCTTCCGAGCCTTAAAGGACTTTACCTGGGAAAAAATCAGCTGGAAGGGGAAATTCCATTGTTCATAACAAATGCTTCCAAGCTCGAGAAACTGGTGCTAGCAAGGAACTTTCTCACAGGCGCTATTCCTACTAATTTAGGAAATCTTCGTGAGCTGCAATCACTGTTTCTACATCATAATCAACTTACCAATGAACCAAGAGAGCGTGAGTTGCGATTCTTCAATTCTTTGGCAGAATGTAGGATGTTGAAATATCTAGAAGTGGGTGCCAATCCGTTGACTGGTGTTCTGCCCAATTCTATTGGGAATCTTTCATCTACAATTGAAGACTTTACTATAGCAGATGCACACATCAACGGCATCATCCCCACAAGTATAGGCAACATAAGCGGTCTAATGCGCCTAACCTTTCAAGGAAACAACTTGGCAGGGAATATTCCTTCTGAGATTGGTAAGCTTAAGCAACTCCAAGGGATGAATCTACAAAACAATAAATTGCAGGGATATATTCCAGAGGCAGCATGCCATTTGTCTAATTTGTTTCAATTAATTCTGGCTGGTAATGAGCTCTCTGGATCAATTCCAGAATGCTTAGGAAATCTTAGCATGCTACAACATCTTTATTTGGGTTCTAAtaaattttcatcaaaatttccgTTGAGCCTTTGGAAGATGAGTGGCCTTCTCTCTCTAAGCGTGTCACAAAATTCTATAGAGGGAGAAGTTCCATCAGATATTGGAGGACTGAAAGCCATTATAGAACTAGATCTCTCCAGTAACCACTTTTCAGGCATGATACCAACCAGATTCGGGGAACTCCAAAACCTGCAGTCTCTTGACCTATCGAACAATTCATTTTTTGGCCAAATTCCATTATCCTTTGCCAACTTGATAAGCTTAGTATTCTTGGATTTGTCTTTAAATGCATTGTCAGGTACTATTCCTAAGTCATTGGAAAAACTCTCGTCCTTGAAAAGCATTAATGTTTCATTTAATGGTTTAGAAGGTGAAATACCCAGTGACGGTGTGTTTGCAAATTCCACTCTGAAATCATTTCTCGGGAACAAAGGTCTATGTGGAGCACACATATTGGAGATTCCTTCTTGTGCTATCACGAATCCTGGACAACAATCAAAGCTAAAGGAGATTGTGCTAAAAATTGTTACTCCAGTGATTATTTCATCCTTTCTGATATTTTTGTTGGTTTCAATTTGGATAATGAAACGACAGAAGAAAGGAAAGTCCAAAGATGTGGAAAAAGTACCGGAGATCGGGACTTATCAATTTATTTCTTATCACGAGATTCAACGAGCAacaaataattttgatgaatcaaatTTAATTGGTGTGGGAAGTTCTGGCTCTGTGTACAAAGGCACATTATCTAGTGGAAGTGTAGTGGCGATAAAGGTTCTGGATTTGGAAAATGAGCAAGTATGCAGAAGGTTTGATACTGAATGCGAAGTGATGAGAAATGTTAGACACAGAAATCTTGTTCCGGTGATTACTACTTGTTCTAGTGACTATATAAGAGCCTTTGTTCTGCAATATATGCCCAACGGGAGTCTTGAGAATTGGTTGTACAGAGAAGATTGCCACTTGAACTTTCATCAAAGAGTCGCCGTAATGCTTGATGCAGCTatggcaattgaatatctacaTCATGGTAATGTTACTCCAATTGTTCATTGTGACCTAAAGCCAGCCAACGTTCTTTTGGATGAAGATATGGTGGCTCGTGTTGGTGATTTTGGAATCTCTAAAATTTTAACCATAAGCAAGTCCATGGCTTATACTGAGACATTGGGCGGCACTCTTGGATACATTGCACCAG AATATGGCTCGGAGGGAATAGTGTCCGCTAGTGGTGATGTTTATAGTTACGGCATCATGTTGATGGAGGTTTTGACCAAAAGAAGGCCAACAGATGAAGAGATATGCAATAAAAATCTTGACTTGAGGAAATGGATCACACAATCATTTTCAGGGACTATGATGGACGTTGTGGATGCCAATCTTTTTTCCGAGGAAGAACAGATCACTTCCCAAAGTGAAATCTGCATAGCCTCCATGATAGAATTGGGTTTAGACTGCACAAAGGAAATGCCAGAATTAAGAATAACCATGAAAGAAGTAGTCAAGAGGCTTAACAAAATCAAGAACACATTTCTGGAAACATAG
- the LOC129870749 gene encoding tropinone reductase-like 3 isoform X2 → MIFIIGLLNSEHPHRLSLVILVGFDLKVLLLLSQRLGFEGASVVISSRKQENVDEAVKKLRDGGIDVLGLVCHVSNAQQRKNLIDKTIQKYGKLDVVVSNAAVNPSVDAILETKASVLDKLWDINVKASILLLQDAAPYLKNGSSVVLISSISGYSPPASMGMYGVTKTALLGLTKALAAKMSPDTRVNCVAPGFLPTHFADFITSNEQVRTEIEGKTLLNRLGTTQDMAAAVAYLASDDVAYVTGETLVVA, encoded by the exons ATGATCTTTATAATTGGATTATTAAATTCAGAACATCCTCATCGTCTATCCTTGGTCATTTTAGTTGGATTTGATTTGAAGGTGCTTCTGTTGTTATCTCAGAGACTTGGATTTGAAGGTGCTTCTGTTGTTATCTCCTCTCGCAAACAG GAAAATGTAGATGAAGCAGTAAAGAAACTGAGAGATGGAGGAATTGACGTGTTGGGATTAGTATGTCATGTCTCAAATGCACAACAGAGGAAGAATTTGATAGACAAAACCATTCAG AAATATGGGAAACTAGATGTGGTTGTGTCAAATGCCGCTGTCAATCCTTCAGTAGATGCAATCTTAGAAACTAAAGCATCAGTCCTTGACAAGCTTTGGGATATCAATGTCAAAGCGTCTATACTATTACTACAA GATGCAGCTCCTTACCTTAAGAATGGTTCATCAGTTGTTCTAATTTCCTCAATTTCTGGTTACTCGCCACCAGCTTCAATGGGTATGTATGGGGTGACAAAAACTGCGCTACTCGGACTTACAAAG GCTCTTGCAGCTAAAATGAGTCCAGATACTCGTGTAAACTGTGTAGCACCAGGTTTTTTACCTACCCATTTTGCTGATTTCATCACGAGTAATGAACAAGTG AGGACAGAGATTGAGGGTAAGACATTACTCAATAGGCTTGGAACAACACAAGATATGGCTGCGGCTGTTGCTTATTTGGCTTCTGATGATGTTGCTTATGTAACTGGAGAAACTCTGGTTGTTGCTTGA
- the LOC129870749 gene encoding tropinone reductase-like 3 isoform X3 has product MIFIIGLLNSEHPHRLSLVILVGFDLKVLLLLSQRLGFEGASVVISSRKQENVDEAVKKLRDGGIDVLGLVCHVSNAQQRKNLIDKTIQKYGKLDVVVSNAAVNPSVDAILETKASVLDKLWDINVKASILLLQDAAPYLKNGSSVVLISSISGYSPPASMGMYGVTKTALLGLTKALAAKMSPDTRVNCVAPGFLPTHFADFITSNEQVCHRTRIHVATRTQMGRKMV; this is encoded by the exons ATGATCTTTATAATTGGATTATTAAATTCAGAACATCCTCATCGTCTATCCTTGGTCATTTTAGTTGGATTTGATTTGAAGGTGCTTCTGTTGTTATCTCAGAGACTTGGATTTGAAGGTGCTTCTGTTGTTATCTCCTCTCGCAAACAG GAAAATGTAGATGAAGCAGTAAAGAAACTGAGAGATGGAGGAATTGACGTGTTGGGATTAGTATGTCATGTCTCAAATGCACAACAGAGGAAGAATTTGATAGACAAAACCATTCAG AAATATGGGAAACTAGATGTGGTTGTGTCAAATGCCGCTGTCAATCCTTCAGTAGATGCAATCTTAGAAACTAAAGCATCAGTCCTTGACAAGCTTTGGGATATCAATGTCAAAGCGTCTATACTATTACTACAA GATGCAGCTCCTTACCTTAAGAATGGTTCATCAGTTGTTCTAATTTCCTCAATTTCTGGTTACTCGCCACCAGCTTCAATGGGTATGTATGGGGTGACAAAAACTGCGCTACTCGGACTTACAAAG GCTCTTGCAGCTAAAATGAGTCCAGATACTCGTGTAAACTGTGTAGCACCAGGTTTTTTACCTACCCATTTTGCTGATTTCATCACGAGTAATGAACAAGTG
- the LOC129870750 gene encoding uncharacterized membrane protein At1g16860-like, which translates to MVTEQKLSHLSSQQRVVSQLPDRSLSSDDHIMRLKEGYIKEGSTVSVMGLVRRHENVVMIVPPVEPISTVCQNVDVIPV; encoded by the exons ATGGTTACGGAGCAAAAGTTGTCCCATTTGTCAAGTCAACAAAGAGTTGTTTCCCAACTCCCTGATCGGAGCCTCTCAAGTGATGACCACATAATGCGCCTCAAAGAAGG TTACATCAAAGAAGGAAGCACTGTAAGTGTAATGGGGCTTGTAAGGCGCCATGAGAATGTCGTAATGATTGTTCCACCAGTAGAGCCTATTTCAACAGTATGTCAAAATGTAGATGTGATCCCTGTATAA